From the Gemmatimonadaceae bacterium genome, one window contains:
- a CDS encoding amidohydrolase family protein — MTASDSTTLAGIRITDVHVHIHPWREMRPEIVEVLRIGQRDPDFLEQVMYDPKLLLAIMDEDGVDRVGLVNYPSPGVMGTDLRTMAHAARYAEAAPHRMMWYAGVHPLVTRDPAGDVDALIEMGMRMLKVHPNHQELPANAYSGGLDSQAAVYRRCEERGIPVLVHTGTSVFPGARSKYGNPLEIDDMAIDFPDLQIVLAHGGRPFWMGEAFFVLRRHRNVWFDLSGIPPKSLLEYFPKLAELEHKLLWGSDWPSPGVVGMRRNIDQFLGLPLSDSLKRAALEGNSERLLPRG; from the coding sequence ATGACTGCTTCAGACTCGACGACGCTGGCGGGGATTCGCATCACTGATGTCCACGTCCACATCCATCCGTGGCGCGAGATGCGGCCGGAGATTGTGGAGGTTTTGCGTATCGGCCAGCGCGATCCCGATTTTCTGGAGCAGGTGATGTATGATCCAAAGCTTCTGCTGGCGATCATGGATGAGGATGGAGTTGATCGTGTAGGGCTGGTGAACTATCCATCCCCGGGTGTGATGGGTACCGATCTGCGGACGATGGCTCACGCCGCGCGTTATGCAGAGGCGGCGCCGCACCGGATGATGTGGTATGCGGGGGTCCATCCGCTGGTGACACGCGATCCCGCGGGCGACGTGGACGCGCTGATCGAGATGGGGATGCGGATGTTGAAAGTGCATCCGAACCATCAGGAGCTGCCCGCCAATGCTTACAGCGGCGGGCTCGATTCACAGGCGGCGGTGTACCGGCGCTGTGAGGAGCGTGGCATTCCGGTGCTGGTTCACACGGGGACGAGTGTTTTCCCCGGTGCGCGGAGCAAGTATGGAAACCCGCTCGAGATAGACGATATGGCGATCGATTTTCCCGATCTGCAGATCGTGCTTGCTCATGGCGGGCGTCCGTTCTGGATGGGTGAGGCGTTCTTCGTTCTCAGGCGTCACCGGAATGTGTGGTTCGACCTTTCGGGAATCCCTCCGAAGTCACTGTTGGAGTATTTCCCGAAGCTCGCCGAGCTCGAGCATAAGCTGCTGTGGGGTTCGGATTGGCCGAGTCCCGGGGTCGTGGGGATGAGGAGGAATATCGATCAGTTTCTGGGGTTGCCATTGAGCGACTCACTGAAGCGGGCGGCGCTGGAGGGGAACTCGGAGCGACTTCTGCCGCGGGGCTGA